Genomic DNA from Halobacteriovorax sp. DA5:
TTAATTTCTTAAGAGCAATAACACCAAATCTTTCTGTCGCATTATGGCCTCCAGCGAAGAAGTGAATTCCTTCTTCACGTGACTCGTGCCAGTCGTGCTCGCTCATCTCTCCTGTAAGATAAGCATCAAGCCCTTCGCGCACGCAGTAGCGCCAGTCAGAGTTTGCTCCACCTGTAATTATTCCCATTGATGAAATCTCTTCATCATTAGGCTCACTGTGAATGATATCGTGATTAAGAACTTTCTTTAATAGTTCTTTTAGTTCGTTTGGTTTTAATGGTTTTTCGAATTTACCTTGAACACCTGTAGGCATGCCTTTGTAGTCACCGTATGGACCTAAGTCTTTAAGTCCGATTGCTTTGGCGATACCTGCTGCATTTCCATCTTCGAGATGAGCATCAAGAGGTAAGTGGTAGCCAAATAGATTGATATCGTTTTGAATAAGAGGCTTTACTCTTTTTGCGAAACTTCCTGTAATAGTTCTGACGCCATGAAATTTCCAAAATAACCCATGGTGAACAATCATTGCATCTGCACCAAATTCACAGGCCTTTGCAATTGAATCTCTTTGGGCCGAAACAGCAAATGCTATTTTGGAAATCTCTGAGCGACCTTCGATTTGTAGGCCATTTGGGCCATAGTCGTTATACTCATAAGTATTAAGGTGTTTTGCTAAGAATTTTCCAAGCTCTTTTGCTGAAACTGTTGCCATAAGTGATATCCATACCGTTAAAAATTATTGTGTTGGTTGGTTATCATTATCCCCTTGGCGGCCAGAGAAATCAACTTTGAACTTTTCAAAACCGTGACTCTTTTCGACATTTTCTTGTTTCGTTACACTAGAGCGAATTTTGCTTACTGTATGACGCAGTTCCTGATTTTCTGGAACTAGCTTTAGAGCAACCTCGAATTCTTCCATTGCTTTATCAAAGTTATTTAGCTGCATGTAAGCGCGCCCTGCATTGATATATGGATATTCGCGATTAGTGTACTTTGGTGCTTTT
This window encodes:
- a CDS encoding Nif3-like dinuclear metal center hexameric protein, producing the protein MATVSAKELGKFLAKHLNTYEYNDYGPNGLQIEGRSEISKIAFAVSAQRDSIAKACEFGADAMIVHHGLFWKFHGVRTITGSFAKRVKPLIQNDINLFGYHLPLDAHLEDGNAAGIAKAIGLKDLGPYGDYKGMPTGVQGKFEKPLKPNELKELLKKVLNHDIIHSEPNDEEISSMGIITGGANSDWRYCVREGLDAYLTGEMSEHDWHESREEGIHFFAGGHNATERFGVIALKKLIEETYGLECIFIDSPNPA